The Lytechinus variegatus isolate NC3 chromosome 11, Lvar_3.0, whole genome shotgun sequence genome contains the following window.
GCTGTCAAAAAGTATACTTAAATCAGTCTTaagtataacataatttgtttactattattggcattagattgtatcaaagaaaggaaataagcgttgtgatcattgtccccattcattgtcatgattgtcgcaccgatcgtacgaccgtgatcaccatgacaacaatgtaactgtacactattacaacacgagatggcgctgcacaacgccgTACCCCGGGGTACTGCGGTACCCCGGTGTACCGCGTGGtgcatcaaataatgtttttcatgaatagatttgcatatttttcataataaataaaaaatgattattttcagaatttttttatcctgtcttgtagtttatgtggtaaGGAATGTGCATGCCGAATTTTGTCCCGATCGCATGAAAGGCGACCGAGATCAGAAGGAGGGCCATGATGGCCCCCCCCCAGTCCTCAATAgatctcaaatagcccagtcctaTTTGCCTATTAATGCAATTTCATTGACATTACAGGCTAAGTTTTTCTGAGTTTACTAGTTCAGAAGATAGTCAAACCACTGAAGAGGAGGTTAGTGTTGAAGATGAAAGCCAAGAGGATGGTACATCATCAGAAGGAACAATCAAAGCAGCTTCTAGTCAATCAGAAGTTAGtcaagatgaagagaatgatgaagaGAGACCGATCAACAAGTGAGTATCATGATCAATTTTATAGGGAATGTCATGTGTAGTGCTGTTCACTCGCCTaactgcccccctcccccaacgaGCCACAaaccatgcaaaggacgtatcccccctcccccttgacgagcttgaagacttttttttttcttttttttttgcttgtcaattttttttctggtacgaaatcctatattcgttgtcaaatttttgggcgaaCGAATTTGCCCAACCCCTtgtgaaaaatcctaggtacgccactccTGGTGTTAGGTGGTGGTCAGTGTTTACTAGAGTACTTCTATAAGATTTGACTTTCAAGGTCAATTGGTTATTAAATAGATAGAATATTGCCTTTTCTTGCAACAATTAAAAGACATTTTGACATATCTGCATTAAACTTGGGACATATTTGTGTAGAACTGACATTATTATATGATCACAGACATAAACAAATcctgtaaaactttttttttgaatgaTGATCTACTCTAATAAAAAGTACATGGAGATCTCAATGTGTAATATATTTGGATCTGCCTAAGCAGCCTGAAATTTGACTATGCACAGTCAGTAATCTATCTGTAAAATATTAAGCAGCTTACAGTTTGGAAATATTTTAGGATGAAGATATTGCCTATAAAGGCTTGTCATTTCTTCCCCCACCCTCCTCCTTGCAGTTCTGAACAGGAGAGTAGCCAGACAACAACTGAACAATCGTCACAAGATGATGAAGAACCTGAGACAAAGGGTGCTGGAAGTTACCAGATAGAGGAAGTTCTTTCATCAAATGAGGAGGATACCATGCAGACCAGAGGAAGGGCAAGGCATTCAAGAAGAGGGAAGTCTGATGTAGCAAGTTCACAAGAAGAACCTACATGTAACAGAGAAGTCAATAGGCAATCAACGACAGGAAAGACTTCTGATGAAAGCTCACAAGAAGAATCCTCAAGAGAAGGGAACAGGCAATCTACAAGAGGAAAGTCTGCTGAAGAAAGCACGcaagaagaaacaagaaaaggCAATAGGCGATCAACGAGAGGAAAGTCTTATGATGAAAGCTCACAGGAAGGACCTACGAGGGAAGTTAAAAGGCGATCTACAAGAGGAAAGTCCTCTGAAGAAAGCTCACAGGAAGGACCTACGAGGGAAGTTAAAAGGCGATCTACAAGAGGAAAGTCCTCTGAAGAAAGCTCACAGGAAGAACCTACGAGAGAAGTTAAAAGGCGATCTACAAGAGGAAAGTCTTCTGAAGAAAGCTCGCAAGAAGAACCTACGAGAGAAGTTAAAAGGCGATCCACAAGAGGAAAGTTTTCTGAAAAAAGCTCGCAAGAAGAACCTACCAGAAAAGGTAAAAGGCACTCAGAAAGAGGAAAGTGTGATGTAACAAGCTTGCAAGAAGAACTTGTAGGAGAACAAAAAGCAGAGCAGATGGGTGAGAAAGTCCGAAGGAAAAGTACTCAACAAGCAAGTCAGCTGGAAAGTAATAAAGAAGGTGGGGAAGTTGTAAGTGAAGAAGTCAGAGATGAGATGGTAGGAGAGCCAGAAgtaaaaaaggaggaggagaaaggcCGCAGGAAAAGTAGTCGCCAATCTAGAAAGgtgataaatgataatgaaggtGGGAAGGTTGTAGACAAGGGAACAGATAAAGATGCAGAGATAGGTCCTAAAAAACACAGTCAGTCAAACACCAGtggaagaaataaaatagaacTCAAGGACAGTGATAATATTGCAAAGAAAGATGATGatacaaaaaagagaagaagtaCTCGACAGTCTAAATCCAATGAGAGCAAAGTTGGTGAGAATATCGCTGGTGACGCAGACATTGACACAAATATGAAAAGTGATACCAGACCGAGCAGGAATGTAACAGCTAGCAACGTAAATACAAATAAAGTTAATGACTCAGAGACTGTATTAGAGAAGGAACAAGAGAAAGAAGGAGTAATGAAGCACAGGAAAAGTACTGGTCAATCAGCTATGACAGATAAAGAGTTGGAAAAGGAAGAAGGAGTgaaaggaaatgaggatgataagacCACTCACAGAAATAACTTTCTTCAGTCAGGAAGTCTGGAAAGGACAGGAGAGGATAGTGATAATGAGGTAATGGCAGAGGAGACAAGATGCAGAAGTAATCGTAAGTCTAAAGGAGAAGATATGAAAACAAATCTAGAGAACATATTAGAAGACATAAAGGAAAAGCGGCGGAGTGGAAAGCTATCAAATTCCCCTGCAAAAAGACCAattgaagaaaagaaggaagtgACAGAAAATGAGGGAGCTCCAGAAATGGATGGAGGCATTGTTGAAAGGACGATAGCAGAACAGATCAAAGAAGGACCAGAGTCACAGGAAGCTTCAGAGACAGAAACAGAAAGGAAGAATATTCCAGACACAGAAGAAGGAgtgaagaaaattgaaattcaaactAAACAGGATTCAAAGACTACAGTAGGTGCAAACACTGAAGATAGAAATGTGAGCAAGCAAACAGGCAAACTAACTGACACATCtgatgttgatgaagatgaagacacagaaaaagtcttcttttctttaaGAGCAAGTTTTGCAGTTCCATCAGTTCATGAATTGGAAGAagaatttgatgttgctgatgaTGATACACAGGAGTTTGGCTTAATGGATAATACACAGAAAGGTAATTGCAAAGAAActgtaaaaataacaaaaaatgcaaCTAAAAAAGGAAACGGAACGCAAAGGGAAAGTAAAGAAGAAAGAGAGCCTGAAAAGTTAGAAAAATCAAGGAGGAAATCAAAACAGAACAACAAAGAGGAGAGCAAACATGAGAAAGTCCATAAGAAAAGGGCAAGGAAGAGAGGAACAGAAATCCAAAGGgctgatgataataaaaagttAAAAGACAGTCTCAAAGAgattagtgatgatgatgtgcaGGACTCAAAGTTAGCGATGAAGGACAGTAAGAACAGAGGAAATAAGTCTaccaaagagaaaaatccatcacGAAGAAGGCAGAAGTCCTCCGAGAGCACATCTCAGACCAGTTCTTCTGATGTAGATGTTGACTCTCAGGTCGATGATGAAGGAACTTCTCCTGTAGACCTTCCACCAAAGAAGCAGAGAAAACAGAAGAAGATAAACTCTGATAAACTTTCAGAGGCCAGCAATTCTATGAAGCCCAGTGATGAAGCACAAGAAAAGGCCGGGTCTAAAGCATCCAGGTCACGTCGAAGCAGTGTCCACTTCACCACAAAGGATATGATATCAGTCAGTGGAGACATTAGCATCCATCAAGTCTCTAGCAGTGAGGACAAGTCTTCAGACGACAATAGTTCAAAGAGTGGTAGTACCAAGGTACAAGAGGATAGCTTCGTAAGCACAATACAACATCAGACTGAAAGTGAAAGCACTGCAGAGAGTGACAGAGAGTCAATACGCGAACGACCAAGTAGGAGGGGAAGAAAGTCTGGAACTAAATCTAAGAAACTAACAAAGCGGAGTCAACCCTCATCTGCAGTTGCCTCCACATCCTATGTGGCTGATGCTGAAAAACCGTCAAGTAAGTTATTTGTTTAGAACCCCTCCCCCCTTTGAAGGGAATGAGTTAAACATTTTATACTTTAATGATAGTGCAGACAGTACAATTTTAAAGCCATGCTCTTGAAGTACCTTACTAGCATTGTTAGAAGGAACTGGCGGACGATTAAACTTTTGATTATAAATGTGCTGTCAATGAAATACTGTAAGTgtaaaaaaggaatatataaaCTGGGACTAATGATATGATGTGTCGGGGTACAGTGAATTTGTTCATAATCCAATACGAGTGGAGAGAGTTGTATGACCAGATTTGTTTATGCCATTTCATCATCTTTACGGGAGGTTAGGTAGTCATGTGGATCTCCCGGTCATAAACACTTGATGCATAATTAAAAAGTCTAAACAGTACAGAGTGGGCGTGGATTTCagacaatttcaaaatgtttggtTGACCAAAAAGAATCTAACCCATGTTTAAATGAGTTGATACTGGAGGACATTACTAGTGTTGCAGGCAAACTATTCCAAGCTTGGATCACTCTTTTAATGTTAGCCTTCAATTCAATCAAATTCTCTTTACTGTTGATGTAAAAATGGTGTGTCGCTGATTCAGTTGCTGCACTGGAACCTGACATAATCATTGATTGGGATTATTGGATGAGGAGGGTGAACTGATGACATGCAAACACAATGGACTGTGGGGGTGGATGAATTACTGATTACTAATCTCATATTACAAAGACATCTCACTTTACTGTAGCGCTGGAAAGGCTGCtttagctacagccggggtaataatatccaagtcctttggaagcgcatagagatgttattcataatgtgttatgctctatacaagaactgactagtattattattatgtattctcCTGTCCTGTTTGATTGAATAGAACACAATTTTAAATCAAAGTTGTTTACTCTATAGGACAGGCAGATAATCCTTTCTTACAATATGCTTGTATCAACAGTTAATAGGACAGAGAAACAAATTTTCTAGATCTAACTGAATTGGGTCTACAGATTGAACAAACCTCATTGTCTCCTTTTTTGTTAGGTATTAAGAAAAGAAGAATGACTGGAAAccagaagaaaaggggaaaatctttGCAATCAATGACTGATGCAAGAGAGACAATAGGTAAGAACAtcaaagttatattttgtttttttatgctgtttttattgattgtacttgttttttttatctgtatGAATGCACTATATTTTGTGAGTGCCTCTGATTTAAAGGAGTCtgtttaaatatataaatgaatgaacgaataaatagataaataaatgaaaatgaataaataaataaataaataaactagaattttaattcgtcttaaggacgaattaggtgatctgtctgtgaATCTGCTGATCACGATCTAATTTTTGATCATTATAACCATGtcaatgcagatcaatatgatcatcatgataataaacGGACTTTTATTAACGAAAGAACATATTAAATACAGCTAAAAGacaaaaagtattttgtgtAAAAGATCTTGTTTTTTTAGAGAATGCCAAATGCAATTTCACGAGTGACTACACGAAATAGTGAAAATAATGTTGCCGGAATCCATGAATGTAGAATCAagtattgagaaaaatcagtaCTAATAGAGGTTACACACAAATAcatgagccaaaaaaaaaaaatgtctagaGAGTTTGGAACCAAGGACCCTCGAGATAAAAGGCAGGTACGCCATCCATTAGACCACAAAGCttctcattttttcatcatacaAAGAATTACTATTATTTCAAGTTGACTTATGGCAGTGAAAATTGGCATTGTGATATGCCTCTATAAATTCTCAATTTTGAggataaaaattataaaaatgaaaattttagaaaatatttagtAAGAGTATAAACTCAGCTACAATATGTCGAAATCTAGGCGAAAAACGACTAACAAATAAGGAGTTATAGTCatatttgcaaaattattaaaacgtcataaaacaaatatggaaaattttagttccaacgccattttgatgacgtcacgataaaattaagggtcaaatgtgacatgaaatcacatctacaaTTCACACCCTAtccgaatataaaagaaaatttagtGGTCAATGGACTATCTGAAAAGTTATATTGAATTTTGTaaaggcatgtttttgcacatatttgACCTATTGCGAACGCGCGTGTGCGCACGTAATTCAAACCCTTACggaggctaattcctttattactggTCGTAGAAAGTCTGTTACGGTATCAAATTATTAGGAATTTCATAAAGAATGAATTGACGTAAAAGAAGGTGCGATTATACGTTGCGTAAGAACATTACGCGCGTAAACGCGCGCAAAAACCTGTGAGCGCGCAAATtcctgaaatgcttagaatgacctgaaacatactctactttgatcaaaaggtgattttgagcattttaaaattttgatggcGTGTACATGTGCGTCGTGACCTTTTCATGACCTCTGATGACGTGGAAAGTTGACCCTTGATCTAAagttaatttgatgttaatattgttcatttttgatgattgatgatgaagatattgttgataatgtgattttacaaaatggcgcgtagatgacgtcacgatgaccatttgacattgaacttgtttcgtacaCATTGCATGATAGCTGTgcataattgataatattttgatgaatattgaTAGAGCACTTTTTCTGATTTTagtggaacaagaaaagggtggaaaaagaaaaatgaataataaaaatgaataataaaaatgaataaaaaagaaactttGTAGAAACATAAAAGGTGATCTGTCaacagacagatcacctaaaaaataaatgaaatatgataacaaaGACCTGCCTTTCCActattgtaaacaaaggagGAGCTAAGTGAGTGtcaatgaagggggggggggtagtgtaACAGCCAAATAGTCCATATGGAATATGAAAAGCATGGATGGGAAAGCATCAGTAATTGTTTCAAAGATTAACTCTGCCTGATAAATCTGTTTGTAATTGTATTACATCTATTATATTTTATGCTACTTTCAAAGTAGGAATTACCATTTTCCAGATAAAACAACTTCTTTTTGTACAAGAAATCCAATACCAAGCGATTTCCCCACAATACTATTGGGGTGTTGCAGAagcataaatttaaaaaatgagagCAAGTCCTGTCATTAAACCATGGACCATAGGTCCATGATTAAACACAGGTTTGCGAGTGATTTGCATTCAGGTGCAGCATAAATTGCAATGTCATATATAAAGAGGGATAGCTGATCATACATCACTCATGTATTTCAAATGTTAACAGCTGATGGTTATCTGGCTCATGCCACCTTGGACAACCCTAGTGACAACCAATCCTTGAACCAGAGCAGCAGGATAGAGAACCGAGACACGTCCCCCATATCTAGTAGTGGAACAAGATCAGCAGCTTCCTCAGGATCCATACTGAAAGGCAGCAAGAACAACCGACAGCGTGGCaaacagaagaagaaatatTCCATTCTCTTCACAGAAAAACCACTCTCGAAGGCATATATCAGTAAGTTTTGAGTGgtcattgatttttctttcccaCTCCAGATCACTTTGAGAGAGGTTCAACCTCCCTCATTGTCGGGGGAAACTCcctgaattaaaaaacaattcccctcttaaaggggtggtccaggctgaaagcttttatagcttaataaatagagtagaattcactgagcaaaatgctgaaaatttcgtcaaaatcggacaacaaatagcaaagttattgaattttaaagtttagtaatattttgtaaaaacagtcgtcatgaatattcattaggtgggctgatgatgtcagatctccacttgttcttttgtattttattatatgaaattaggtttattcaaatttttcctccaagaactagaaaaattggattgacaactgatttagtgcattagatatttatcgctgcaacttatttcattataagggagacatattattcacacaagtatgaaataatgaaaaaatatgattttatgaaataacataagaaaacggaaagtggagatgtgacatcatcagctcgcctaatgaatattcattacgacTGTTTTTACGaaatattgctaagctttaaacttcaataactttattatttgttatccgattttgatgaaattttcagcgttttgctcagtgaattctgcTCTGTGTATTcagacataaatatttttagcctagaccacccctttaatattCATCAGCTCCTGCTTTAAATGTAGAGTTGCATCGTAAAATTCTTGGATGCGTTTTTCGGCCTCTTTGTACTGTTATTCACATGCAGAGGAAGTGATGTCTCTGTTTTGCTATGGCAAATAAGACTATTTGCTACAAATTACCACGTTACAGATATCACTAATttatatgataatgattatactaAAAGCAGCTAATTTTTGGATTAAGCTATATCTGAGCTAGGTGGGTTGCCTAAGTCAAATGCTACACCAAGAATATTAACACAAATTGCATCAATGTAGGTAAGGGTACTTATCTGACATCTAAATTGTTGCATCTGCTATTAAAGCCTtctttatcaatattatcaacATAATAACGTGCAGCAAGCATCAATCCATACATGTGTCTGCAGAAGGTATCTATATGTAGGCTTACAGAGGGATAATATTAGGCTTAGTAATATTCAATGGTGATTATTCTTTGCACCCATTTCCCTCTGCCAGTCAAACCTGATGAAGGAGATGGAGTCAGACGGACCAAACGTCAGAGAGTGCGCCCTCTAGAGTACTGGCGCAATGAACGTCCCCTCTATGAGCGTCGTAAGTCAGGTGGCTTAGCCCTTGCTGGTATCATCTCTCCTGAAGCTCCAGACAGAATGTCTTCAAGGTCTGTCAGGTCTCTCAAGAAACAAGCAAAGCGTAAGTTATTACTAGGTCCCTGTAACATACAGCTTAATCAACCATTGCTGATAGAATTGCTGATAGAATCTCTCAGCCACTCAACCTGGGGTGACAGAGCCTTCTACATCTCTGGACCAAAAATGTGGATATAGCCCTCCCCAATTTATCAGGAGAGCAGAGACCCAATCAACTTTTGAGTCTTACCTGAAGACCTTTCTGAGCCCCACTCCaacattatttcaagaataactCAATTGTAGCATTACTAGGacagtacttgattgaatgatGATCCTAAGCACTGTTTGAAGACATTGAAATTTGTGAGATATTTCCCATTTTTGAGCAAGCGCCATGAGCGTCCAGCTAAGGCGGATACCGGCGCTTGACaagaacccatcatcatcataatgattaATCATGTGGCTGTTTTCTAccattgattgcatttattattCTGTATGGTCAATCGTAAAGAGAAAAGGCTTTAAAGTTTATATTACGGGGCTAAGGAAATGTAAAGATGACCACACACTTGATCATATACCTATCACTCATTTCTTGATTTCTCTGAAGATGTATAAAGATTAGAGCTGATATCTGTGGTGATCCACATGATTTTGACTCTGTGAAGAGATCTTAACAGCAGCTCAGTAATAAGTTGGTCTAGGCCTGTGATATCTACCGTGCTCTTATGAATATAACCAACATCAATCCTCAAATAAATGTGATCctataaatcattcatatattttttccttcagcTAAAGGTCATCTGCCTGTGACGCCAGCTCATATCTCAATCCATGCTTCACCACCAGTTGGAACCAGTGACGTCTGTTTACCCACTGTCAATGTAGTTAACCCTGAGACAAATCAAGAGGTTGCTATTGGTGAGTGCTTCCCTTTCTAGGTAGTCTAGTAAATTCCAAAATGCAATACAAGCCAATGATGCTATCGactatattttattcaattcaattaattcatctgacatcctttaaaaaatatatgaacggGTTATGAGATATTTTGTAGAGACAAAGTTCTGATAAAGTGCTAGATGTAAAAGCAGAATAGTATTTTTGTTCAATTGAAACATAGGTTTTACAAAGAACACTCTTACTATTCTAATCCATTTGAATTTAACTGGTTGATTATGCTGTAAACTGCATTTTGATTGATCTCAGCTGGGCCCAGTCTCTTATGTTTAACCTTTCAATTACATTGTGCTAATCCATTATCTGCCAATTTGAGAAGCGGTGTATAAGCCCTCTGATCAATTATCTCGAGATGATTGTCAACTATGTTATTAATCAACCCTCaaatttttaaagtcaatattaaTTTCTAGCATATATGTGATTGAATTTTGTTAGATGCTGTGGCTACGTCTAAGATGCTCAAATTCACTGGTCCAAGTGGTTTACCTGCCAAACCAGATGATGCCATCACAATCACTAAAGCACTCTCACAGAAAGCATTTGCAGCAGGTATAGCTATCATCCTTATTtaataatatataaatttatgttCACTGTATATGAGTGTGATAGTATGGCATATTACATCCTCTCAACTGCGTTCTCATGAGTTCTCAAAGGTTAAATACCAATACGTCAActtgtccactcatcacatggtctatcttcatttagtctaatgctatTCCTTCCATCAACGTTAGTTTATTTACAATGCATGAGTTCTAAAATAACAGAATTTTAATGTCACTCTGAAGATGTTACTCTGAATGTCATATTTAGTACATTAAATTACAGCATTATAAATTTtgttccaatatttttttttattcatgtagaAGATATTGATATTTGATAGTGTAGAGGATGCTgaatgtaaaatacaaaatttagaGATCTAGATTTCTCATAGTCTATGCCAAGGGAATTATTTTACTTctcacattttatttatttaaaaaaaaaaacttctgatTGCTAGGAAAAACATTTCAACTATGTTCTGTACAGTCCTATTTAAAAATTGCTTCACTGAGGAAGTTTTGTATAGCAGTAATTAAAATTGTGGGAAACCTCTTGATGCAATCCTAGGAAAATTATTCCTTGTCTATAATATCACAAAAAGAGctcaaatcattatttgttttgttttctgatAGGTGTTCTGACGGTCCGACCATTTGGTGAGAAAGGTTCTCAGCTAGTAAGACGGGACACCATGGTTTTTTATGTGGTTCGTGGCAAAATTGCTATGACCCTTCATAAGACGAGCCAAATATTACAGAATGGAGACTGGTTCTTTGTGCCAAAAGGTGAATATTATCCTCCACAACATTGATTTTCAATtgttttaaccctatctaggccagggtattttgggagttcctgtggccgggggggggggctccccagcccccccctaagatctcggccgtcgatcgcgccaAAAATCGGCacacgggttgcctgggacataatctacaagatcgtatagtaatttatttcatgcgaattgttgttaagtaattatgctaatttatgcgtaattagtgcgaaatcatactttttcctctaactccctgaATAAAGCTCATAAAGgaactaatttttggtatagaaactctttgtggtgtccttagcaagtgtacaggaaaaaaaattgtgatatcaaatcgttttcttatgtattgttttttgcaatttcttatgtatttctttgttttttgaccttttgtttttcattgggtttttttaatgaaatttgttggagactcttctgtgatcataaaaagcataaaatgaatacatttagactagcaaaactaaaaaataatcatacatttatgaattttggttgaaaacacaatttgcattgactttgtacacgaaatcacgtttttgagcaattttcggtctgacatgcacttacataatgtt
Protein-coding sequences here:
- the LOC121424564 gene encoding centromere protein C-like, which translates into the protein MTTLMAKNVFVNPFYQEGVGRRTGVVLKKDVRKDSDGFEVFDDYWSESENDATINNTTFAADKENNGDSKHTNRRKKSSLKSMPSFSPQAVSTDREESKVEFPQDVSHATGNASTIEADITGSIIKHPVPPSLEPLSVLKKFKTKQRLSFSEFTSSEDSQTTEEEVSVEDESQEDGTSSEGTIKAASSQSEVSQDEENDEERPINNSEQESSQTTTEQSSQDDEEPETKGAGSYQIEEVLSSNEEDTMQTRGRARHSRRGKSDVASSQEEPTCNREVNRQSTTGKTSDESSQEESSREGNRQSTRGKSAEESTQEETRKGNRRSTRGKSYDESSQEGPTREVKRRSTRGKSSEESSQEGPTREVKRRSTRGKSSEESSQEEPTREVKRRSTRGKSSEESSQEEPTREVKRRSTRGKFSEKSSQEEPTRKGKRHSERGKCDVTSLQEELVGEQKAEQMGEKVRRKSTQQASQLESNKEGGEVVSEEVRDEMVGEPEVKKEEEKGRRKSSRQSRKVINDNEGGKVVDKGTDKDAEIGPKKHSQSNTSGRNKIELKDSDNIAKKDDDTKKRRSTRQSKSNESKVGENIAGDADIDTNMKSDTRPSRNVTASNVNTNKVNDSETVLEKEQEKEGVMKHRKSTGQSAMTDKELEKEEGVKGNEDDKTTHRNNFLQSGSLERTGEDSDNEVMAEETRCRSNRKSKGEDMKTNLENILEDIKEKRRSGKLSNSPAKRPIEEKKEVTENEGAPEMDGGIVERTIAEQIKEGPESQEASETETERKNIPDTEEGVKKIEIQTKQDSKTTVGANTEDRNVSKQTGKLTDTSDVDEDEDTEKVFFSLRASFAVPSVHELEEEFDVADDDTQEFGLMDNTQKGNCKETVKITKNATKKGNGTQRESKEEREPEKLEKSRRKSKQNNKEESKHEKVHKKRARKRGTEIQRADDNKKLKDSLKEISDDDVQDSKLAMKDSKNRGNKSTKEKNPSRRRQKSSESTSQTSSSDVDVDSQVDDEGTSPVDLPPKKQRKQKKINSDKLSEASNSMKPSDEAQEKAGSKASRSRRSSVHFTTKDMISVSGDISIHQVSSSEDKSSDDNSSKSGSTKVQEDSFVSTIQHQTESESTAESDRESIRERPSRRGRKSGTKSKKLTKRSQPSSAVASTSYVADAEKPSSIKKRRMTGNQKKRGKSLQSMTDARETIADGYLAHATLDNPSDNQSLNQSSRIENRDTSPISSSGTRSAASSGSILKGSKNNRQRGKQKKKYSILFTEKPLSKAYIIKPDEGDGVRRTKRQRVRPLEYWRNERPLYERRKSGGLALAGIISPEAPDRMSSRSVRSLKKQAKPKGHLPVTPAHISIHASPPVGTSDVCLPTVNVVNPETNQEVAIDAVATSKMLKFTGPSGLPAKPDDAITITKALSQKAFAAGVLTVRPFGEKGSQLVRRDTMVFYVVRGKIAMTLHKTSQILQNGDWFFVPKGNVYNIKNLRKDEAKLTFFQLKSA